The Haliotis asinina isolate JCU_RB_2024 chromosome 3, JCU_Hal_asi_v2, whole genome shotgun sequence genome segment CATAACTGACAGCTGTCTATGCTACCGTCATGGCCCCATGCCGCTAAAAGCCTGATTGAGTATACACTCCAGTGTTTGTACTGACCGCTCCGACCACAACTTAATGCTCAAATATTCACGCCTGTACACGCTGTCAAATtagacagatgtagatgtggaggCTTAACCACGTACATTATATTACTGGTTATTACTAAACTTTTCCGACAACACACGGCGAAAGCAATTATAATCTCTAAAGCTATCTGCCAAAATTGAGTAATATCTTGATGCCATAACTTTTCAAAAGATAGACAATGCGTCGTCTCCATTTTAGGGAAACTGGTTATACCGTACAGGCAGAGGGTTCAGCTATATAAGCACCAGGGTCCGAAACATACATCAGTCTGACCCTGGAACCCTTCTGTTTGTGTCAAGGTGTGGATAATCCCCAATTCTAGGTACGAAGTATCTTGGTGACAAACCAAGCCCGACTTCATATGGTGGGGGACAAATCCTAGGTGACCGGTGCCACACCTTCGAACTACTGACAGAAGCTGAGGGGTCACGAGCCAAGGTTAAACCTAACCAGTTTGCTCGAGACTCAAGCGATTCAGAGGCCCAACTCACCATCACTGACGACCCCTACAGCGACGTCAAGAACTGCAGCTGTATCCGGGCCAAGTACCACCCCAGTAGTTGCCTCAACTGCCACATCATCAACTGCATCCAGCTTCAACTCATCTACCCAACAGCAAGGTACCATGGCAACGCCTCACGTTAAACTCCAGCCATACAACGGCTCCGAAGATGCTGATTCTTGGTGGCAAAATTTTCAAAACTTTGTCAcgttattcaattttgatgcaCAGAAACAGGGTCGCCTGATTCACTTCTACTTGGAGGGAGCAGCGAAAATATGGCTCCAAGATCTACCAGCAGATGAACGGCATGACATCACCAAGATCGGGCCAGCCTTCAAAGCCAGGTTTGGCAAGTCAAATTTATTTGACATGAGCCTACTTCAGCTTTCCCAAAGGTCTGACGAGCCAAAATTGCTGCCTTCATCACTAGAGTCCAGGCAGCAACCAGGAACCGGCAGCTCCCAACAACGGTTATCGTTGCTGTGGCTGTCAATGGACTCCGTCCTGACATAAGACAGTGGGTTTTCAACAAGGAGCCCACCAGCATTGAAGACGTCCGCCACCATGCTGAGTTGGCAGAAAGATCCCCGGTGAGCCCCCGTGCACTTGACGTCAGCATGGCTGAGAAGGTGGATCAGCTGTCAAGTCTCGAGGCCATTTGATCACCAAGTCAGAGACACCAGCTGTCCAGACCACAACAGTACCAAGCTCCCGTCCCAGCCCAGCAGTGCCACGTCAGCCGCAAGTCTGGTTCCAGCCTTCCTCCATTCCAGCCCCCAGACGTCAGCTGCCAGGAGAAAACTGACCTTATGGGAACACACAGACCCACCCACCATCATACCACCACCAGCAGCCCTCAAGACAGATGGTTCATCCTCAGCAGTACCGGACACAGCCATGCCGTGGATGTGGTAAGTACTGCTCAACTCGTTCTTCATGCCCACATTTCAACTCAATATGTAATTATTGCCAAAGAATAGGCCACATTGCTAGGGTTTGCATGAGAGCACAACATTCCCAGAATGTTCGTCCACAAAAATAGGGACTCGCGTCTGGCTCTCGGAAATCTGAAGTCAGGCAACAGAAACCCTTGGTCTCGCTTGTTGCTTCCATAATAAAGAACACCGTTCTTGTAAAGGTGAAGCAAGCGAAGACAACAGGTCTTGTAGATACAGGTGCCTGTATCTCCTGTGTCAACGTGACCTTTTTGCAGAGATTAGGGTACACACATGAACACCTAAAACCATCAGATTTATCAGAAATCATAGGTGTAGGCGGTGAACACCACTCTGTTTTAGGTACCATTCCTTTAGACCTTACCTTAGGACACCTTATCCTATCCCAATCTTTCTATTATTTGTAAAACTTCATCATTCCCTCATACTTGGTATGGATTTTCTTGTAGCCAACAAAGCAACTGTGTCGTTATATGAAAAAAACTTTGGTGATTCAAGACGGACCAATCTCAGCCCCCTTAACTGAAACCACTGCTGGGTATGCTAGATGCAAAAAACCGACAGTCATTCCTCCCCATTGTCAAGATGATGTCCCTGTACATATTTCCTGCAGCAGACCAGGCTCCATCCTCCTTTTAGAACCAGTCCCAgctctttcaaaaactaaacttCAAGGTGGTAGGTGTTTGGTAACAAATTCCAAAAAGGCAGTTTACATGCGTCTCCTTAACCCTAGCAAGTCTGAAGTGCATTTGAATTCCAAAAGAGTGCTAGCAATTGCATCAGAGGTAGATTCTTCTGGCGTTTTACCCTACCAGACACCCCTGACCCAGAACCCAATTCCCCTTCTGTCAGACACCACTCCCATCGGTCGTCTCAAGTGAACTCTGTGTCACACAGCAGCACAGGCTCAGGTCATAATACACATTGGTCACATCAGGACAACAGTATGTCAAGCCCAACTCATAGGTCACATAAGGACACCAGTAGGTCGACCCCAGCACATAGGTCACATAAGGACACCAGTAGGTCGACCCCAGCACATATGTCACATAAGGACACCAGTAGGTCGACCCCAGCACATATGTCACATAAGGACACCAGTAGGTCGACCCCAGCACATAGGTCACATAAGGACACCGGTAGGTCGACCCCAGCACATAGGTCACATAAGGACACCAGTAGGTCGACCCCAGCACATATGTCACATAAGGACACCAGTAGGTCGACCCCAGCACATATGTCACATAAGGACACCAGTAGGTCGACCCCAGCACATAGGTCACATAAGGACACCGGTAGGTCGACCCCAGCACATAGGTCACATAAGGACACCAGTAGGTCGACCCCAGCACATATGTCACATAAGGACACCAGTAGGTCGACCCCAGCACATATGTCACATAAGGACACCAATAGGTCGACCAAGGCACATAGGTCACATAAGGGCACCAATAGGTCGACCAAGGCACATAGGTCACATAAGGACACCGGTAGGTCGACCCCAGCACATAGGTCACATAAGGACACCAGTAGGTCGACCCCAGCACATATGTCACATAAGGACACCAGTAGGTCGACCCCAGCACATAGGTCACATAAGGACACCAGTAGGTCGACCCCAGCACATAGGTCACATAAGGACACCAATAGGTCGACCCCAGCACATAGGTCACATAAGGACACCGGTAGGTCGACCAAGGCACATAGGTCACATAAGGACACCAGTAGGTCGACCCCAGCACATATGTCACATAAGGACACCAGTAGGTCGACCCCAGCACATAGGTCACATAAGGACACCGGTAGGTCGACCAAGGCACATATGTCACATAAGGACACCAATAGGTCGACCCCAGCACATAGGTCACATAAGGACACCGGTAGGTCGACCCCAGCACATAGGTCACATAAGGACACCGGTAGGTCGACCCCAGCACATAGGTCACATAAGGACACCGGTAGGTCGACCAAGGCACATAGGTCACATAAGGACACCAGTAGGTCGACCCCAGCACATAGGTCACATAAGGACACCAGTAGGTCGACCCCAGCACATAGGTCACATAAGGACACCGGTAGGTCGACCCCAGCACATAGGTCACATAAGGACACCAGTAGGTCGACCCCAGCACATAGGTCACATAAGGACACCAGTAGGTCGACCCCAGCACATATGCGTGCATATTTGACCATTAAGTTGTGGTCGGAGCGGTCAGTACAAACACTGGAGTGTATACTCAATCAGGCTTTTAGCGGCATGGGGGCCATGACGGTAGCATAGACAGCTGTCAGTTACGCAAGTTGCCGATAACAAGTTTGCTACAACGTGAATACTTTAACAAACTGTACGAAATATAACATTGACTTTGGTGAGAAAtatctgaataattttaggtaaaaattttaaacattttacaaCTGTTATACACGTATGCGTGTTTAGGACATTTATTAGGCGTGACTGGACAAGATAATTTCTTCGAGAGGTGTATGAAATCAGTATTTAATATTTCAATCGTGCATGCCTTACGAGAGCCATGTGTTTCTTAATATGCAGACGATACGATGGAACAGTTCGTTACACATCATCAAAGTGAATCTTGTAATTTTGGGATACTTAGATTCCCTGGATGTGCAAATCAGGGATCAACTTACTTAGAAGAGTCACTCACATCAACTTCAGCGGAAATGTCCAGAAAAAGGTCAGTGCGTAACTTGAGGAAAGTTGGAGAGATAGTGATGGTATCCAAAGATACATTAAGCCACAACAGCAAGATCAAGACATAGCACAGAGATTACTTTGAATGATTAGCTAAGCTGAACACCTTAAGATTTTTGTGACGTCTTCCATATCATCAGTGTGGCTCATTAAGTAAGAAACTGGATGAATTAGAAGGGTTGGACATTATCAAAAAGGTTGTTTTTGACGGAGAAATCAACACTGGGCTGTATGTTGACATAAGATTGGCAAACGAGTCTGTGAGAAAAACGACACACCTGGTTCCAGCTATCGACGAAATTGTACAAGATTTGAACCATAGTAAAATCTTCAGCGAAAGTTAACATCAAGCGAGCCTTTTATCAAATATAACTGTCAGAAGATACAAGAAACATTATAAAGTTCATCACTCACAAGGGATGTTTAATGTTTGATATATCATGTGCACCTGAAATATTATTACAGAAATGTGAAGGAACATACAACATCCTTGACATCGTCCTCGTGCATGCAGCAGCAGAACATGACAAACGACTGAGACAAGTATTGGACACAATTAATACTGTCAGTATCATGAAAGCAttgtgaataatattgttatgaatTTTCAGTATGAATGTGAAAATGTTGTAAATGGTCCAATGGAAAATTATGAAAAGCAGTGTAAATTACTGATTTACCTAAGCTCGATAGCAATCAATGCGCATCTAGAAAACTAAAGAAAACTGGAAATTCACGTCACCTAGACCAGTGAGAATGAGGAAAACAACTTCAAATTCGATGATTTCATTGTCTGATATATTTGACATGAATTTATAATTTGACCCCTAAATGTCACTGACATTTTGAAGTATAACCAGGTAAACTCTTTGAGCACCTGAACCCATAATCCATGATAGCTACTTGTAGAGTACCCACCACTTCCTGTATGAGGTGCATGCTGGGAATCAACCGAGTGACTACCGAAGCATGATTGTGTGTTTGAACACGAATGAAGTTCATTATGTTAGTTAAATCTGAACTCGTATCGTACAGGACTGATTAAACGAAACCGTTCCTCATGGTCTAATAGTCTGAGAGAGGTCCATTTATCAAATGGGTACCTAATGACACTAGAATCATAATTTGGCAAATATTAGAAATAATCGAAATGTAGATTCAGAGGTTAATATGTGTTTATTTCTTTAACTGTGCACTCGCCAATACACAGTTATCTATGAAACATGTAATTAGTCACAGTCAGAAAGCCCCATAATTACTTGTATCCATGCCGACTGGGTGCAATGACTCGACCAATTCGCCAACCGCAACCACCCGATCGAGGCGGTCAACACCTTTGATCTGCGTTGTGCACCCGGTTTCTTCACGGGGCGAAAATCAATACCctgatttcaattttgaaaagtaAAAAAACCAATAACGCATGCTATTGGACCAAAAAGGCAACACTTTCCTGCTTCTCATCGTGATGACATGGCAGTGGTTTCAGTCACTATGGGCAGGATGTACGTGACAACATCAATGTGATGACGTCAAGTGCACCAGGTCACATGGTTGGTGATCTACTAACCTCGAGTATATTTGTGAAGCAGGGAGTTAAGAACGTGTTTTGACAGCATTGAGCATTATTGCACCAATATTTCGGCCAgggaaaacacaaaacattttacGCACAGTACGTACCTGAAAGTGCGTCTTCTTTGTGTAAAAAATTCCTAAATAATAATGAAAGAACTACTGTCAAATTTTACCCTTTTCaccataataacaataataatggatttaTAGAGCGCCGATTTCCAAGTAATATTGCTCAATGGCGCTATAGATACGAGTAGAAACGATTGTAGACAAAGCCTATAGAAAAGAGAGTTTGAACAGATGAGTTTTGAGGGCAATTTTGAAGGCGTCATTAGACTATAGGGTTAGTGTCAGAATGCTCCAGAGAGAGGGGGCTGTAGCAGAGAACGCTCTTGATCCCAGGGCTGTTTTGACGTGACATCACACATATTAATCCCAATGGCTAGTTAAAAACTGTGGCTAAGTAAATTATATTAGTTCAGtgaagaaggtgaaatatgAATTTGTAACCAGGTTTGAAAGGAAAATGTTTCTTTTCCGCGTCTGCCATCTCAAGCCCAACCACCATTAAGTACTGTCATTAAAGGCGACCGCTGTATATTGAACcaagtgttgttttttctaGAATAAATGACCATCTTTTTATGCGAGGTGGTAATTTAGtttgttgcattaaaatgacacGGGGTTGTTACCATATGTAAGTATAAGTGAGGAAGTTGGGTGTTGCGCCACTGTAATATTCAAGCATTATTActtgagtgcgtgagtttagttttacgtcacactcagcaatatttcaacaatatggcggcagtctgtttATAATCGAGTCTTACCAGTTGGGATAGCATGACATGTcacaaccaaatcagcgaacctgaccatcagATGCCGTTAGTCACtatttacgacaagcatgggctactgaagatcaattcttacccggatcttcacgggttaggAATACTACGACTTGAGACACCAAAGTGATGCTTCACAGGTAGAACCCACGTGCAAAATCTAATCGTACTTCCGGTGCGACAAGTGCGACAAGATCGATAAACGTAGGTCAGTTAATGTTCATCAGctatttatttattactcatTTCCAAACCAAATACACTCAGACTGCCATAACCTGTTTAAAAACTGGCACAAAGTGTTCTGAACTTCATAAAatcataaatacacacacactcgtGGACCACCATCTTATTTATTGAATCTATTCTCGTCCATCCGCATAAAACATCGACGGCGTAGTGTTCAGCAGTATATGGTCACAGGTGGGTGGAGACTGTTTCCTTGTTGAGGTGTTGTGAACATCTCTGGCGAATTGCGACAATGTAGAAAGCTACACCACAAGCAGCCATGGCAGCCATAGCAGTCAACACAACTCCATCGTATGAGTTAGTGGTATCCTTCACTGTCCCTAGtaaataaaatcattttataGATATCGGGGCGTTAAAATATATCAGATTATTCAGGATACGAAAATACTGAATTTGTGGCGAGTCACAAAGGTGATGCTTAATGCTAGTTCTAACATATTAACAATATGTAATTACTTCAGCATAAGACAGATAAAGCAATGTGAAATGTAAAAATAAGGACAACAGAGCTGGCTCATATCAGTCAAACTAAAGGATATCAATTTCAAGAGTTGGTACTATCCATCGCTGTCCTTGGTAAATTTGTAGATATTTACGCGATTACAGATTCTTCAAGACTAATAAGATCTTGTACTTGTGTTGATTCATAAAGTTCATGCTTCATACACTTTTAGCGCATTAGCAACCAGTAATTACTTAGATAAAGAAAtgattatgtaaatatgttgcAGCAATACCAAGGCGGGGAACATcaaaagtgggcttcacacattgtacccatgtggagaatcgaacctggatatTCGACgagaagagcgaacgctttaagcacaaAACTACCCAACCACCCCGGTAATATGAATACAGCAGAgatgtttattatttattattaaacGTTGACTAATTCCTAAATACATTACCTGCAATGGGGCCTCCTAAGAATGCTCCCAAACCACAAATCGTTTCACAATAGCCCACTGCCGATGCGTAGCGTTTGGGTCCTGCTATTGCATACATGAGAGTGGGATAGGCCACTGAACACGACCCCAGGGGAACGCCATAAGAGACGACAGCGGCGACTAGGGTGGGGTAGGTGTTTGCCCACACTAGGGGTAGCAGACTTGCGGAGAGTAACATGCACATAGTAGCAAACACCGTCACTTGTGACACCTTCACCATAGGTCGGACGAAGAGGTAGAGGAAGCGTCCTGCCAAGCTGGATAGTCCAATAAGGGAAAGAAGATAGGATCCAGTTTGGGCATCAAATCCTCTAGACATAACCATGTCTACGAAGAAAAAGTTTATTGAAGGCAACAGACTCATCAGAATAAACAGACACATTCCTAAAACAATAAATGCAAAGTCTTTAAATAAGCCCAAATGAAGGGATTCTATAAAAGACTCCTTCTTTTGCTTCGtgtctttcatttcagaaatacTGGAGTCCTGTTTGCATTCTTCAGTATTGGATATCTGTAAAGTACTGGTTATTTGGCCATTGTGTTCTTCTTGGCTGCTGTTGCTTTTTCCATATTCATCTACAAAAGTCACATTGTCATAGGCTACCGAACTGCTCTCCATCTGAGTTGTGTCTTGTAAATTAGTGACAACCATGTTATCTTCTCTTATATCATTGTATGCTATTTTCGTTTTTGCCTTGAGTTCTTTGTCTCTCTGGATGTCTTTACTGAGCACTGTCAGAAGCATTCCAATTGGACACGCTTGGAACATGAGGCCGGACAGGACGAGGAAGGCACCCCTCCAGCCGAACACATCGATGAGAGCTGTGTTGAGGAATGGGGCGATGAAGCCGCCAAGGCCGGGGCCAATACTGACAATAACGAACACCAGATTCCGTCTTTTGTTGAACATCAGTCCTGTTACTGTGTAGGGAACCACGGTAAACGTGCACAGTCCACATCCTGCAAACAGCCAGAAGGCGAGTGATTTGGGTTAAATGTTGGATATGAAGAGTACTTCAAATATATCTCGGAATGTCAGTCCGAAGTCAGGTTACCGTAGGTTTTGTGCGATCAATGACCAACACTACCATAAAGAAACATCGTAATGGCGAACCTGGATTCAAATGCTTATTCAAACCCGCTGATTCAAAGAGCTACAATTTTGGCCTTGGACGACTTGGTCACGACCTCTAAAGCAAAGTTACCTTTAAACTGTCTCAGGCGTGGGAGCAAATTTTATCCAAACTGATAAATAACTCACACACCTCTTAATAATCTAGAGAAAGGAAAACAAAATTATgtaattgtataaatgtgtatcg includes the following:
- the LOC137279271 gene encoding monocarboxylate transporter 6-like — protein: MMFIVMSFLVGLGVLFVEILDTFQSSRAMASLLQSVCTGLVFGTGMFATIVIKKVGEGHVTTVGGLLAGIGCVGSAFAPSLPVLIFTVGVVTGCGLCTFTVVPYTVTGLMFNKRRNLVFVIVSIGPGLGGFIAPFLNTALIDVFGWRGAFLVLSGLMFQACPIGMLLTVLSKDIQRDKELKAKTKIAYNDIREDNMVVTNLQDTTQMESSSVAYDNVTFVDEYGKSNSSQEEHNGQITSTLQISNTEECKQDSSISEMKDTKQKKESFIESLHLGLFKDFAFIVLGMCLFILMSLLPSINFFFVDMVMSRGFDAQTGSYLLSLIGLSSLAGRFLYLFVRPMVKVSQVTVFATMCMLLSASLLPLVWANTYPTLVAAVVSYGVPLGSCSVAYPTLMYAIAGPKRYASAVGYCETICGLGAFLGGPIAGTVKDTTNSYDGVVLTAMAAMAACGVAFYIVAIRQRCSQHLNKETVSTHL